The Mytilus galloprovincialis chromosome 2, xbMytGall1.hap1.1, whole genome shotgun sequence genome has a window encoding:
- the LOC143063340 gene encoding uncharacterized protein LOC143063340 — translation MEKLIMESLFGKNIMATEYQRLIALSLGKIAASRQKRGGINLHKNLLVASVLHKARSAYMMENLQTMLAKKAQQNSDSKIGHSNQQISNQNSSVSNTTSLQLSTHNSLAVKRSRLETDYRVNRSCQEDKENAPPKCSKVDNENVSDNPHCDNTTEKCEVTYTHHNGHVLSESQCTDSNEVNDYVSNCSGCVSKRRHDHDQSQTEDDHDVIVIKKRRLECDEKLSDFNEDTEDMQTDCSQMTTLVNVFNTSLGGLCEDMSRTTSDDADDEADDEDSDEENDEVFYTNLNTTKSISGYHGLSDKGNIYCGSNVVDSVTMPTPIALTV, via the exons ATGGAAAAACTAATCATG GAAAGTCTGTTCGGAAAGAATATAATGGCTACAGAATATCAAAGACTGATTGCACTTTCATTGGGAAAGATTGCAGCATCAAGACAGAAACGTGGAGGGATAAACTTACATAAAAACTTACTCGTAGCTAGTGTATTACATAAAGCACGGAGTGCCTATATGATGGAAAATTTACAAACAATGCTTGCAAAGAAGGCTCAACAGAATTCGGATTCTAAAATTGGACATTCAAATCAACAGATAAGTAATCAAAATTCTTCTGTTTCAAATACTACAAGTTTACAGTTGAGTACACACAATAGCCTAGCGGTAAAAAGGTCGCGATTAGAAACTGATTATAGAGTCAACAGATCATGTCAAGAAGACAAAGAAAATGCACCGCCAAAATGTTCTAAAGTGGACAATGAAAATGTTTCAGACAATCCTCATTGTGATAATACAACGGAAAAATGTGAAGTGACATATACGCATCACAATGGACATGTTCTCTCTGAGAGTCAATGTACTGATTCAAATGAGGTCAACGATTACGTCAGCAACTGTTCTGGGTGCGTTAGTAAACGGAggcatgatcatgatcaatcacaAACAGAGGATGATCATGATGTAATCGTGATTAAAAAACGACGTTTGGAATGTGATGAAAAACTTTCTGACTTTAACGAAGATACAGAAGATATGCAAACAGACTGTTCTCAAATGACAACCTTAGTAAATGTATTTAATACAAGTTTAGGTGGTCTTTGTGAAGATATGTCTCGGACAACAAGCGATGATGCAGACGACGAAGCGGACGATGAAGATAGCGATGAAGAAAACGACGAAGTGTTCTACACTAATTTAAACACAACAAAATCAATAAGTGGATATCACGGACTTAGTGACAAAGGAAATATTTATTGTGGTTCGAACGTTGTGGACTCGGTTACCATGCCAACTCCAATAGCATTAACTGTATGA